A genomic region of Methanothermobacter sp. CaT2 contains the following coding sequences:
- a CDS encoding carbonic anhydrase, with the protein MILDDVLIKNQEFVKNFHAEKLSHKPKKKLAIVTCMDTRLAGFLESAMGLERGDAKIIKNAGNRITEDALRSLVVAIYSLGAEEVMVVGHTDCGMANVNFDKIRESMKTMGISEDVIEKLNLEEWIGAIDDEEKNVIEGVKKIKNAEFIPEIPVHGLIVDINSGAIKVLHNDS; encoded by the coding sequence ATGATACTGGATGACGTGCTGATTAAGAACCAGGAATTTGTAAAGAATTTCCACGCTGAAAAACTAAGTCACAAACCAAAAAAGAAACTCGCAATCGTAACATGCATGGACACAAGGTTAGCAGGATTTCTGGAATCCGCCATGGGGCTTGAAAGAGGAGATGCAAAGATTATAAAAAATGCGGGTAACCGTATAACAGAAGACGCTTTGAGGTCCCTTGTCGTCGCAATTTATTCTCTGGGTGCAGAGGAAGTGATGGTGGTCGGTCATACCGACTGTGGAATGGCAAACGTCAACTTTGATAAAATCAGGGAATCAATGAAAACAATGGGGATAAGTGAAGACGTTATAGAAAAACTTAACCTGGAGGAGTGGATTGGGGCAATCGATGATGAAGAGAAAAATGTGATTGAAGGCGTTAAAAAAATAAAAAATGCTGAATTCATCCCTGAAATACCTGTTCATGGTCTGATTGTAGATATTAACAGCGGCGCTATCAAGGTCCTGCATAATGATTCATGA
- a CDS encoding formate/nitrite transporter family protein yields the protein MGSSFKSPADTAKACSAIAELKEKAPLGKVIVLSFLAGAYIAFGGLLAEVVTGGMAKAGYPAGLVKLVFGAVFPVGLMLVVIAGSELFTGNCMYMPLGILDKRASIMGLIRNWVTSWVFNLVGAVFVAYFLAVATGILTADPWQAGALTVAKTKALGGASFIAAGKVTKSLTWAQAFWRAVGCNWLVCLAVYLAIASDDIIGKIWGIWFPIFAFVAIGFEHSVANMFFIPVGIFLGGVTWSQFFMNNLIPVTLGNIVGGAIFVACLYWYTYLKE from the coding sequence ATGGGATCATCTTTTAAATCGCCTGCAGATACGGCAAAAGCCTGTTCTGCAATAGCTGAATTAAAAGAAAAAGCGCCTTTAGGGAAAGTTATAGTTCTTAGCTTCCTTGCTGGTGCTTACATAGCCTTTGGAGGCTTGCTTGCTGAAGTTGTTACTGGGGGAATGGCCAAGGCAGGTTATCCTGCAGGCCTTGTGAAATTAGTTTTTGGTGCAGTTTTCCCAGTCGGGCTCATGCTTGTTGTAATAGCAGGTTCTGAGCTCTTTACCGGAAACTGTATGTACATGCCATTGGGAATTCTGGATAAAAGGGCCTCTATAATGGGCTTAATAAGGAACTGGGTCACAAGCTGGGTATTCAACCTCGTTGGTGCAGTATTTGTTGCATATTTCCTTGCTGTTGCAACAGGTATACTCACTGCAGACCCATGGCAGGCTGGCGCATTAACAGTTGCAAAAACCAAAGCACTTGGAGGTGCTTCCTTTATTGCAGCAGGTAAGGTTACAAAGTCTCTTACATGGGCGCAAGCTTTCTGGAGAGCTGTCGGTTGTAACTGGCTTGTCTGTCTAGCAGTATACCTTGCAATTGCCTCAGATGATATCATTGGTAAAATATGGGGAATATGGTTCCCTATATTCGCATTCGTGGCTATCGGATTCGAACACAGTGTGGCAAACATGTTCTTCATACCAGTCGGCATATTCCTTGGAGGAGTTACCTGGAGCCAGTTCTTTATGAATAACCTGATTCCAGTTACCCTTGGTAACATAGTCGGTGGTGCTATCTTCGTTGCATGTCTGTACTGGTACACCTATCTTAAAGAGTGA
- a CDS encoding ATP-dependent DNA ligase, with translation MKELLYMELAEVYHRLESTTKRLEKTEILAELLRSVDKELLPDVTILMLGRVFPIWSEEELGVGIKLLMKAISLVVGVSMDEIEDEIREQGDIGLASEKLFSRKTQTTFFSQPLTVEFVYSRLKALASASGDRAQSKKINILVEVLSQAKPLEARYITRTVLEELRVGVAEGIIRDAIARAFEVDPALVERAHMLTNDLGMVAAVAREEGEPGLGRLNLEPGRPVKPMLAQLASSIESAITELGRAFCETKYDGIRVQIHRCGDEVSIFTRRLENITAAVPEILEGVEEALPADDYIVEGEIIVTMDGRPASFQYILQRVRRKYDVDRLTREVPLSLFLFDVLYHRGPLIDEPLWHRREVLESILSEIPGRVEASRMVDVGPDNLDDALWLFKESIREGHEGIMIKDTEAPYIPGIRGKKMLKFKAEPETLDLIVVGGTYGRGKRAHLVGSYLLAVRDEKSGELKTIAHVATGLDDQTLQDLSERMENLKVERRGRKIRVKPEIILEVAYSEIVRSPEYESGYSLRFPVVKRIRDDLSPDDIDTLGRVISLFKQGFS, from the coding sequence ATGAAGGAATTGCTCTATATGGAACTTGCAGAGGTATACCACAGACTTGAATCAACCACAAAACGCCTTGAAAAGACCGAAATACTTGCGGAACTCCTGAGGAGTGTTGATAAGGAACTTCTGCCCGATGTAACAATACTGATGCTTGGCAGAGTGTTTCCAATCTGGAGTGAGGAGGAACTTGGGGTTGGCATAAAGCTGCTCATGAAGGCAATATCCCTGGTTGTGGGGGTTTCGATGGATGAAATCGAGGACGAAATAAGGGAACAGGGTGATATAGGTCTTGCAAGTGAAAAACTATTCTCCAGAAAAACTCAAACAACCTTTTTTTCACAACCCCTGACAGTGGAATTTGTTTACAGCAGACTGAAGGCCCTGGCATCAGCTTCTGGTGATAGGGCACAGTCAAAGAAGATAAACATACTTGTTGAGGTCCTGTCCCAGGCAAAGCCACTGGAGGCACGCTATATAACAAGGACGGTCCTTGAGGAACTGAGGGTTGGTGTTGCAGAGGGAATCATAAGGGACGCCATTGCCCGGGCCTTTGAGGTTGACCCGGCACTCGTTGAAAGGGCCCACATGCTCACAAATGACCTGGGAATGGTGGCCGCAGTTGCAAGGGAGGAGGGCGAGCCTGGACTTGGAAGACTCAACCTTGAACCGGGAAGACCCGTGAAACCAATGCTGGCACAGCTTGCCAGCAGCATAGAATCGGCCATAACGGAGCTTGGAAGGGCCTTCTGTGAAACCAAATATGATGGTATACGTGTTCAGATACACAGATGCGGGGATGAGGTATCCATCTTCACCAGGAGGCTTGAGAACATCACCGCGGCGGTCCCCGAGATACTTGAGGGTGTTGAGGAGGCCCTTCCAGCCGATGACTACATAGTTGAGGGCGAAATAATAGTCACCATGGATGGGAGGCCAGCCTCCTTCCAGTACATACTCCAGCGCGTCAGAAGAAAATATGATGTGGATAGGCTTACAAGGGAGGTTCCCCTCTCACTGTTCCTCTTTGATGTCCTCTACCACAGAGGACCCCTCATCGATGAGCCCCTCTGGCACAGGAGGGAGGTCCTTGAGTCAATACTCTCAGAAATACCTGGAAGGGTTGAGGCGAGTCGCATGGTTGATGTGGGCCCGGATAACCTGGATGATGCTTTATGGCTCTTCAAGGAGTCAATAAGAGAGGGACATGAGGGTATAATGATAAAGGATACGGAAGCGCCGTATATACCCGGTATAAGGGGTAAAAAGATGCTTAAGTTTAAGGCAGAACCCGAGACCCTGGACCTCATTGTGGTCGGTGGCACCTATGGCAGGGGTAAAAGGGCACATCTGGTGGGATCCTATCTCCTTGCTGTAAGGGATGAGAAGAGTGGGGAACTCAAGACAATAGCACATGTGGCCACGGGACTTGATGACCAGACACTTCAAGACCTTTCTGAAAGAATGGAGAATCTAAAAGTTGAAAGAAGGGGTAGAAAAATCAGGGTAAAGCCTGAAATAATACTGGAAGTCGCTTACAGTGAAATAGTCAGGAGCCCAGAATATGAAAGCGGGTATTCCCTAAGGTTCCCTGTTGTTAAACGTATAAGAGATGATTTGAGCCCCGATGATATTGATACCCTTGGTCGCGTGATATCACTCTTTAAGCAGGGTTTCTCATGA
- a CDS encoding ferredoxin-thioredoxin reductase catalytic domain-containing protein, giving the protein MKDELQELYREVRESAEKSGYKLNPDREFVMELLRGMLVNRKRYGYDSCPCRLASGNPEEDRDIVCPCDYRDDDIEEYGTCYCGLYVRDEDVEFRSIPERRGKSRGPGRAPAGLDIPVLRCRICGYLCARKIPPEPCPICGVAGKFHVFIE; this is encoded by the coding sequence ATGAAGGATGAACTCCAGGAACTATACAGAGAGGTTAGGGAATCAGCAGAGAAATCAGGTTATAAGCTTAATCCTGACAGGGAATTCGTCATGGAACTGCTCAGGGGGATGCTGGTTAACAGGAAAAGATATGGCTATGACTCCTGCCCCTGCAGACTCGCATCAGGCAACCCCGAGGAGGACAGGGATATAGTGTGCCCCTGTGATTACAGGGATGATGATATTGAGGAATACGGGACATGCTACTGTGGACTCTATGTCAGGGATGAGGACGTTGAGTTCAGATCCATACCCGAGAGGCGGGGAAAGAGTAGAGGTCCTGGCAGGGCACCAGCCGGCCTTGACATACCTGTGCTGAGGTGTCGCATCTGTGGTTATCTCTGCGCAAGGAAGATCCCTCCGGAACCCTGCCCCATCTGTGGCGTGGCAGGAAAATTCCATGTTTTCATTGAATAG
- the glmM gene encoding phosphoglucosamine mutase: MKKLFGTFGVRRLANEVLTPEFASKLAAAYGSTVEGKIAVGGDTRTSTVMIKNAVISGLLSSGCDVVDLGILPTPAVQYAVRKYYDGGVIVTASHNPPQYNGIKFVDSDGIGIPDDLEEEIERIFFSEDFRRASWDKIGNLTSNSSIIREYQDGVIARVDAEAIRRRKFRVVVDCGCGAASYTMPYILRRLGCQVIALNSQPDGFFPGRDPEPVPENLSELMETVRSTGADLGIAHDGDADRTICIDERGEFVLGDKTFALVEKRMLQEKGGGIIVTTVATSSAIYDIASENNGEVITTAVGDLLVARKLKETGGLFGGEENGGLIFPDFVYGRDAALTAATILEIMAHEDRPLSELVSELPAYYSSKRKIECPDEIKGDVMDLVSKMLADEEGVRDIDTTDGVKIFSEAGWVIIRPSGTEPIFRCFAESETQEQADEMARWGISLVERAMEKLK, from the coding sequence ATGAAGAAACTATTTGGCACATTCGGAGTTAGAAGACTTGCAAATGAGGTTTTAACACCTGAATTCGCATCAAAGCTTGCGGCAGCATACGGTTCAACTGTAGAAGGTAAAATAGCTGTTGGAGGAGATACAAGGACATCCACTGTAATGATAAAGAATGCTGTCATATCCGGCCTTCTTTCAAGCGGATGTGATGTTGTTGACCTGGGAATACTCCCAACGCCAGCCGTTCAGTATGCGGTCAGAAAATATTATGATGGAGGGGTTATCGTAACGGCGTCCCACAACCCCCCACAGTACAACGGTATAAAATTCGTTGACTCAGACGGCATAGGCATCCCTGATGACCTGGAGGAGGAAATAGAAAGGATATTCTTCAGCGAAGATTTCAGGAGGGCCTCCTGGGATAAAATCGGGAACCTCACATCAAACTCCTCCATAATCAGGGAGTACCAGGACGGTGTCATAGCGAGGGTCGATGCAGAGGCCATCCGCAGAAGGAAATTCAGGGTGGTGGTTGACTGTGGCTGTGGAGCAGCATCCTACACCATGCCCTACATCCTCAGGAGACTCGGATGTCAGGTGATAGCACTTAACTCTCAGCCTGATGGTTTCTTCCCGGGGCGTGACCCTGAACCTGTCCCTGAGAACCTCTCGGAGCTGATGGAGACTGTGAGGTCAACCGGGGCTGATCTGGGCATAGCCCACGATGGTGACGCAGACAGGACAATATGTATCGATGAGAGGGGAGAATTTGTCCTCGGCGATAAGACCTTCGCCCTTGTTGAGAAGAGGATGCTCCAGGAGAAGGGTGGAGGCATAATAGTCACCACCGTCGCAACATCCTCAGCAATATACGATATAGCATCAGAGAACAACGGAGAGGTAATAACAACAGCTGTAGGGGACCTCCTGGTGGCAAGAAAACTTAAAGAGACAGGCGGACTATTTGGAGGCGAGGAAAACGGTGGATTAATATTCCCCGACTTTGTATACGGGAGGGACGCAGCCCTCACAGCCGCCACGATACTCGAGATAATGGCCCATGAGGACAGGCCACTATCAGAGCTTGTATCGGAACTACCCGCATATTACTCCAGTAAGAGGAAAATAGAATGTCCCGATGAAATTAAAGGGGATGTGATGGACCTGGTAAGTAAGATGCTGGCAGATGAGGAGGGTGTAAGGGACATAGATACTACAGACGGTGTTAAAATATTCAGTGAAGCCGGATGGGTCATAATAAGACCCTCAGGGACCGAGCCAATATTCAGATGCTTCGCAGAGTCAGAGACACAGGAGCAGGCGGATGAAATGGCCCGCTGGGGCATATCCCTGGTCGAGAGGGCCATGGAAAAACTAAAATAG
- a CDS encoding glutaredoxin family protein, giving the protein MGFEHVEGTERGSVRLFALSTCGWCKRTRELLEELGVAYDYIYVDLLEGEERENVIEELKRWNPSLSFPTLVINDEEVVVGFDPLSIKSSLR; this is encoded by the coding sequence ATGGGATTCGAGCATGTTGAAGGTACTGAAAGGGGCAGTGTAAGGCTATTTGCACTCAGCACATGTGGATGGTGCAAAAGGACACGGGAGCTGCTGGAGGAACTTGGGGTGGCCTACGATTATATATACGTCGACCTCCTTGAGGGTGAGGAACGTGAGAATGTAATTGAGGAGCTTAAGAGGTGGAACCCATCCCTCTCATTCCCCACACTTGTAATAAACGATGAGGAAGTGGTGGTGGGATTCGATCCACTCTCAATAAAATCATCCCTCAGGTAG
- the fdhF gene encoding formate dehydrogenase subunit alpha, with translation MKLEYIPTVCPYCGCGCGLNVVTIDGKVEGVEPWKRHPLNEGKLCPKGNFSYQFVGRDDRLTKPLIKENGEFREASWDEATSLIASKLEEYRGEDPDSLAFLASARCTNEENYLLQKFARAVIGTQNVDHCARLCHGPSVAGLAKTFGSGAMTNSISDIEESSCIFIIGSNTAEQHPLIWRRVLRAKANGAKLIVADPRVSPTAKMADIYLPFKPGTDVPLMNAMMNVIIEEGLEDREFIEKRTKDFEKLKETVKNYKPEEAEKITLTPADKIREAAIEYAKADSAAILFAMGITQHITGTDNVVSTANLAMLTGNVGKRGAGVNPLRGQNNVQGACDMGALPAFYPGYQKVIEEDATEKMSCAWGCSDLKCTPGLTVVEMMNAAAEGKLKAMYIMGENPMVSDPDIQHVKESLENLEFLVVQDIFLTETAELADVVLPASAWSEKNGTYTSTERRVQYIRKAADAPGEAKDDWQIICEIANKMGADGFKFSSAEDIFEEIREVTPQYAGMNPERLVKPEGLHWPCPDETHPGTPILHTEQFATPDGLGIFFPVEYREPAETPDSEYPFILTTGRIIFHYHTGTMTRRSETLDREVPTGFVEINDEDALELGIKNGDMVKVKTRRGEIEITARVTPEIMKGVLFIPFHFAECAANMLTSADELDPEAKMPELKVSAASISK, from the coding sequence ATGAAGCTTGAATATATTCCTACAGTATGTCCTTACTGTGGTTGTGGTTGTGGATTGAACGTGGTTACCATCGATGGAAAGGTTGAAGGTGTGGAACCCTGGAAGAGACATCCTCTGAACGAAGGAAAACTCTGTCCAAAGGGAAATTTTTCCTACCAGTTCGTAGGAAGAGATGATCGCCTGACGAAACCCCTTATAAAAGAAAATGGTGAATTCAGAGAGGCTTCCTGGGACGAAGCCACAAGCCTGATAGCATCCAAATTAGAAGAATACAGAGGCGAAGATCCTGACTCACTTGCATTTCTTGCATCTGCAAGATGTACAAACGAAGAAAACTATCTTCTCCAGAAATTTGCAAGGGCTGTCATAGGGACACAGAACGTCGACCACTGCGCAAGGTTATGTCATGGTCCATCCGTCGCCGGGCTTGCCAAGACCTTTGGTTCAGGTGCAATGACAAACTCTATTTCAGACATCGAGGAATCCTCATGTATATTCATAATCGGATCAAACACAGCTGAACAGCACCCCCTTATATGGAGAAGAGTCCTCCGTGCTAAGGCCAACGGTGCCAAGCTAATAGTCGCCGATCCAAGGGTTAGCCCAACTGCAAAAATGGCAGATATATATCTCCCATTCAAGCCAGGAACCGATGTTCCTCTCATGAATGCTATGATGAACGTTATAATAGAGGAGGGCCTGGAAGACAGGGAGTTCATAGAGAAAAGAACAAAGGACTTTGAAAAACTTAAAGAAACTGTTAAAAACTATAAACCAGAAGAAGCTGAAAAGATCACCCTGACACCCGCCGATAAAATCAGAGAAGCAGCAATAGAATATGCAAAGGCAGATAGTGCTGCAATACTCTTTGCCATGGGTATAACCCAGCATATTACAGGAACAGATAATGTTGTGTCAACTGCAAATCTTGCAATGCTAACAGGTAACGTCGGTAAAAGAGGTGCTGGAGTTAATCCACTGAGGGGTCAGAATAACGTTCAGGGAGCCTGTGACATGGGTGCCCTTCCTGCATTCTATCCAGGATATCAGAAGGTCATTGAAGAGGATGCGACCGAAAAGATGTCTTGTGCATGGGGCTGCAGTGATCTGAAGTGCACCCCTGGGCTGACAGTTGTTGAAATGATGAACGCTGCAGCAGAGGGTAAACTTAAGGCCATGTACATCATGGGTGAAAACCCGATGGTATCAGACCCCGACATTCAGCACGTTAAAGAATCCCTTGAAAATCTTGAGTTCCTTGTTGTTCAGGACATATTCCTCACAGAAACAGCTGAACTGGCAGACGTTGTTCTCCCTGCAAGTGCATGGTCTGAGAAAAACGGCACATATACAAGTACAGAAAGGCGTGTTCAGTATATAAGAAAAGCTGCTGATGCTCCTGGAGAAGCAAAGGATGACTGGCAGATAATATGTGAAATAGCGAATAAGATGGGTGCTGATGGTTTTAAATTCAGCTCAGCAGAGGATATATTTGAAGAGATACGGGAAGTGACACCACAGTATGCTGGAATGAACCCTGAGAGACTGGTAAAACCCGAAGGCCTTCACTGGCCATGCCCCGATGAAACCCATCCTGGAACTCCCATATTACACACAGAACAGTTTGCAACACCAGATGGTCTTGGTATATTCTTCCCGGTAGAATACAGAGAACCTGCAGAGACACCAGATTCTGAATATCCGTTCATACTGACAACAGGTCGAATAATTTTCCACTACCACACAGGTACCATGACACGAAGATCAGAGACCCTTGATAGGGAAGTTCCAACTGGATTCGTTGAGATAAATGATGAAGATGCCCTTGAACTTGGAATCAAAAATGGAGATATGGTCAAAGTAAAAACCAGACGCGGAGAGATTGAAATAACAGCCAGAGTAACCCCAGAGATTATGAAGGGAGTTCTATTTATTCCATTCCACTTCGCTGAGTGCGCAGCTAACATGTTAACAAGTGCAGATGAACTTGACCCTGAAGCCAAGATGCCTGAACTAAAGGTCTCCGCGGCAAGCATATCAAAATAG
- a CDS encoding winged helix-turn-helix domain-containing protein, which yields MLEAFTEVRKDIKFLFSSEIRLRVLMALMDGPMELSKMRSIIKSSSSTILHAIYQLEDKGLVCRVNRKYELSSTGRIISLKVQGIIRTISVIRELSDFLLDHDLGSIPESLLYSIESLEGVSLLEAKPENLTEPYEVVTKNVMNSGRVWILSGVHHPFYGDLLKAGIKTEMILSENVVDAIEHVEATENVKISTIDSELRFSLIITETAMALSLFMSDGLYDPVRFLFSRDEEAVGWAWKLFKHFRDMAEAPADKDDCEL from the coding sequence TTGCTGGAAGCCTTCACTGAAGTCAGAAAGGATATCAAATTTCTTTTCTCATCCGAGATAAGGCTCAGGGTTTTAATGGCCCTCATGGACGGTCCAATGGAACTCTCTAAGATGAGGTCCATCATAAAATCAAGTTCATCAACTATTCTCCATGCCATATACCAGCTCGAGGACAAGGGGCTGGTTTGCAGGGTCAACCGTAAGTATGAACTGTCATCAACCGGCAGGATAATATCTCTGAAGGTTCAGGGGATTATAAGGACAATCTCGGTGATCAGGGAACTCTCGGATTTTCTGCTTGACCATGACCTTGGATCCATACCCGAATCACTCCTCTACAGCATAGAATCCCTTGAGGGAGTATCACTCCTCGAGGCAAAACCCGAGAACCTCACAGAGCCATATGAGGTAGTTACAAAGAATGTCATGAACTCCGGGAGGGTCTGGATCCTTTCAGGCGTTCACCACCCCTTCTACGGGGACCTCCTGAAAGCGGGGATAAAGACCGAGATGATCCTCTCAGAGAATGTTGTGGATGCAATTGAACATGTTGAAGCTACGGAAAATGTTAAGATCAGCACCATCGATTCTGAACTGAGGTTCAGCCTCATAATAACGGAGACGGCAATGGCCCTTTCTCTGTTCATGTCTGATGGTCTCTATGATCCCGTGAGATTCCTCTTTTCAAGGGATGAAGAGGCCGTTGGATGGGCCTGGAAACTCTTCAAACACTTCAGGGACATGGCGGAAGCGCCAGCAGACAAGGATGACTGTGAATTGTAG
- a CDS encoding exodeoxyribonuclease VII large subunit, whose product MAYLDDRSLLLISLFLGLSGFIGMIISADTVTPPEVSVSSINHGMVDRKVTVEGTVEDFRESEHSGTLFLVINDGSGVITAVIFESTSAEIKKNGLDPHLLRGMKVRVTGKVNEYKGSLEIIVEEPSNLRTLAC is encoded by the coding sequence ATGGCTTACCTGGATGATAGAAGTCTCCTCCTAATATCCCTTTTTCTTGGACTTTCAGGCTTCATTGGAATGATAATATCAGCAGATACAGTTACTCCGCCTGAGGTTAGTGTATCCAGCATAAATCATGGAATGGTGGACAGGAAGGTGACTGTAGAGGGTACAGTTGAGGATTTTCGTGAATCAGAACATTCAGGGACTCTTTTTTTAGTTATAAACGATGGCAGCGGTGTTATAACGGCTGTTATATTTGAATCGACATCGGCTGAAATAAAAAAGAATGGCCTGGACCCTCATCTACTTCGGGGCATGAAAGTGCGAGTTACTGGGAAAGTAAATGAGTACAAGGGATCACTGGAGATTATTGTCGAAGAGCCCTCCAATTTAAGGACACTCGCCTGCTAA
- a CDS encoding Coenzyme F420 hydrogenase/dehydrogenase, beta subunit C-terminal domain produces MVEVNDMYYAFSKNEEIAEKGEYGGAVTSLLKFLLEEGMVDAVLAVKKGSDLYDAVPTLITEPEKVIESAGSLHCGTLNIAKVITRYLNGAKDIKIAVTTKPCDAMTIVEVAKRGKIDLDNVIMVGVNCGGTLPPVKTRAMIEEVYEMDPDDVVKEEIAKGKLIIETSDAEKGISVDEVEEMGYGRRTNCRRCEKNIPRMADLALGNWGVIGPLAGKATFVEVTSEKGADLLEKAVSAGVIEIEDPIPKGIEIREKIDQAMVNLAKKWQKNDFNEETGAEILMNLDRYMDELNKCIKCYSCREACPICYCEECSLETKTPEWIEKGKIPPSPLFHLERMLHMVDSCTNCGQCEELCPAEIPLAKIWHEINCRVQETFGYKTGFETGQEPPLTHP; encoded by the coding sequence ATGGTTGAAGTTAACGACATGTACTATGCTTTCTCAAAAAATGAAGAAATTGCAGAGAAAGGAGAATATGGGGGTGCTGTAACTTCCCTTCTTAAATTCCTTCTGGAAGAAGGAATGGTGGATGCTGTACTTGCAGTTAAGAAGGGTTCGGATCTTTATGATGCCGTCCCAACCCTTATAACGGAGCCTGAAAAGGTTATAGAATCTGCAGGTTCACTTCACTGCGGTACACTGAACATAGCAAAGGTTATAACTCGCTACCTGAACGGGGCAAAGGACATCAAAATAGCCGTTACAACGAAACCCTGCGATGCAATGACAATAGTCGAGGTTGCAAAGAGGGGCAAGATAGACCTTGACAATGTTATAATGGTCGGTGTAAACTGCGGTGGAACACTCCCACCTGTTAAAACACGCGCCATGATAGAAGAAGTATATGAAATGGACCCTGATGATGTTGTCAAGGAAGAAATAGCCAAAGGAAAACTCATAATTGAAACTTCAGACGCTGAAAAAGGGATAAGCGTCGATGAAGTTGAAGAGATGGGTTACGGTAGGAGAACAAACTGCAGGAGATGCGAAAAGAATATTCCAAGAATGGCGGATCTTGCACTTGGTAACTGGGGAGTTATAGGTCCACTGGCAGGTAAGGCAACCTTCGTTGAGGTTACATCCGAGAAAGGTGCAGATTTACTTGAAAAAGCCGTATCTGCGGGTGTCATCGAAATAGAGGATCCCATACCCAAGGGCATTGAGATACGTGAAAAAATAGATCAGGCCATGGTAAACCTTGCAAAGAAATGGCAGAAAAATGATTTCAATGAGGAAACCGGTGCCGAGATTCTCATGAATCTCGATAGATATATGGACGAACTCAACAAGTGTATCAAGTGTTACAGCTGCAGGGAAGCATGCCCAATATGTTACTGTGAAGAGTGCTCACTTGAGACAAAAACGCCTGAATGGATCGAGAAAGGTAAAATTCCACCATCACCTCTCTTCCATCTCGAAAGAATGCTACATATGGTTGACTCATGCACCAACTGTGGTCAGTGCGAGGAATTATGCCCAGCAGAGATACCCCTCGCAAAGATATGGCATGAAATCAACTGCAGAGTTCAGGAAACCTTTGGATACAAAACGGGCTTTGAAACCGGTCAGGAACCTCCACTAACACATCCCTAG